A genomic window from Aethina tumida isolate Nest 87 chromosome 4, icAetTumi1.1, whole genome shotgun sequence includes:
- the LOC109601190 gene encoding uncharacterized protein LOC109601190, giving the protein MYYFTVFVLLSLGLHFGSSVILSDQLKNSLKKIATDCQEKAGASPSDIQALKNRRLPQTETGLCMLECVFNKVKIMNNGQFDKDGLVMAATPLLKGDIMKLHKLKDLADFCDQQIGRGSKGKCQNVKLLVNCVYKHGRDYGLKIPTSM; this is encoded by the exons atgtattattttactgtttttg TACTTCTGAGTTTGGGGTTACACTTTGGAAGCTCAGTAATTCTAAGTGACCAACTGAAGAACAGCTTGAAGAAAATCGCCACTGACTGCCAGGAAAAAGCAGGAGCATCACCTTCAGACATCCAAGCCTTAAAGAACAGACGTCTTCCTCAAACTGAAACCGGTTTGTGCATGTTGGAATGTGTCTTCAACAAAGTTAAGATAATGAACAATGGACAGTTCGACAAAGATGGTTTGGTCATGGCTGCCACACCGTTGCTCAAGGGTGACATCATGAAGCTGCACAAGCTTAAAGATCTGGCTGACTTTTGTGACCAACAAATTGGCAGAGGATCAAAGGGGAAGTGTCAAAATGTTAAGCTTTTAGTGAACTGTGTCTACAAACATGGGCGAGATTATGGCTTAAAAATACCCACTTCtatgtaa
- the LOC109601198 gene encoding farnesol dehydrogenase-like, producing MAGFERWVGKVAVITGASSGIGADIAKQLVQKGLKVVGLARRKERVEELNKSLSGASGKLYALKCDVSKEEDIKNAFKWTSDNVGPVHILVNNAGFLNNNTLIDGDAEMWRQTFDVNVIGLLTATREAVNIMRANNIDGHIINLNSVAGHYDIYFPKVNVYPATKHAVTNLTETLRKEFNDNKLKIKVTSVSPGAVRTEFIEASKIDFGDVMKYVPFLEPDDVTEAIIYALSTKPHVQIHEILIYPMGSH from the exons atggcAGGGTTTGAACGTTGGGTTGGAAAAGTTGCTGTTATAACTGGTGCTAGTTCTGGAATCGGTGCTGACATTGCCAAGCAGCTAGTGCAAAAGGGACTCAAG GTTGTTGGTTTGGCCAGAAGAAAGGAAAGGGTTGAGGAGCTCAACAAATCATTGTCTGGAGCTTCAGGAAAATTATACGCCTTGAAGTGTGATGTTTCCAAAGAAGAAGACATTAAAAACGCCTTCAAGTGGACCAGTGACAATGTGGGCCCAGTTCACATTTTGGTCAACAACGCCGGTTTTCTCAATAACAACACGTTGATCGATGGTGATGCTGAAATGTGGAGGCAAACGTTTGATGTGAATGTAATCGGATTACTCACTGCCACCAGAGAGGCGGTGAACATCATGAGAGCCAACAACATCGATGGTCACATTATAAACTTGAACAGCGTCGCTGGTCACTACGACATCTATTTCCCTAAGGTCAACGTGTATCCCGCCACCAAACACGCCGTCACCAACCTCACAGAAACCTTAAGGAAGGAATTTAATGACAACAAGCTGAAAATTAAAGTCACA agtGTGAGTCCTGGAGCTGTCAGAACTGAATTCATTGAAGCCAGCAAAATAGATTTTGGTGATGTGATGAAGTACGTTCCCTTCTTAGAACCCGATGATGTCACAGAAGCTATCATATATGCCCTATCAACTAAACCACATGTCCAG attcaCGAGATCTTGATCTATCCAATGggttcacattaa
- the LOC109601197 gene encoding farnesol dehydrogenase, translated as MAGFERWVGKVAVVTGASAGIGADIAKQLAQKGVKVVGLARRKERVEALSKSLSGASGKLYAVQCDVSKEEDIKNAFKWTSDNVGPVHILVNNAGFVNNNNLIDGDTDKWRQVFEVNVIGLLTATREAVKIMRANNIDGHIININSIAGHYDLYFPRINVYPATKHAVTNLTETLRKEFNANQLKIKVTSVSPGAVKTEFAEASQIDFGEMMNHIPFLQSEDITEAVVYALSTKPHVQIHEIMIHPVGEQ; from the exons ATGGCCGGATTTGAACGTTGGGTTGGAAAAGTGGCGGTTGTTACTGGTGCCAGTGCAGGAATTGGTGCGGACATTGCTAAGCAATTAGCACAAAAAGGAGTCAAG GTTGTTGGTCTGGCCAGAAGGAAGGAAAGAGTGGAGGCCCTAAGCAAGTCGTTGTCAGGAGCTTCTGGAAAATTATACGCTGTACAGTGTGATGTTTCCAAAGAGGAAGACATTAAAAACGCCTTTAAGTGGACCAGTGACAATGTAGGTCCAGTACACATTTTGGTGAACAACGCTGgttttgttaataacaataatttgatCGACGGTGACACCGACAAATGGAGGCAAGTGTTTGAGGTGAATGTAATCGGCTTACTTACTGCCACCAGGGAAGCAGTCAAAATTATGAGGGCCAACAACATCGACGGACACATCATTAACATAAACAGCATCGCCGGTCACTATGacctttatttccccagaatcAACGTGTATCCCGCCACCAAACACGCTGTCACCAACTTGACAGAGACTTTAAGGAAAGAATTCAACGCCAACCAGCTGAAAATTAAAGTCACA agtgTGAGCCCTGGAGCTGTCAAAACTGAGTTTGCTGAAGCTAGTCAAATCGATTTTGGAGAGATGATGAATCACATACCCTTTTTACAGTCGGAGGATATTACTGAGGCAGTCGTTTATGCTCTCTCAACTAAACCACACGTCCAG attcatgaAATTATGATCCATCCAGTGGgagaacaataa
- the LOC109601193 gene encoding farnesol dehydrogenase-like encodes MSGFERWVGKVAVITGASSGIGADIAKTLVKKGLKVVGLARRKEKIDELAQSLGKCQGKLYSIKCDVSNEEEIKKAFKWTTENVGPVHILINNAGFTNDNILIDGDSSKWTHMFNVNVIGLLVASREAIKIMMANHISGHIINMNSVAGHCDIFMPKINVYSATKHAVTNLTETLRKEINLNKLKIKVTSISPGAVATEFMAASGVDFAEGSGSFPFLNADDISVVYALSTKPHVQIQEVMLRPIGDPF; translated from the exons ATGTCAGGTTTTGAACGATGGGTTGGAAAAGTGGCTGTGATTACTGGTGCTAGTTCTGGAATTGGGGCTGACATTGCCAAAACTTTAGTGAAAAAGGGCCTCAaa GTTGTTGGTCTGGCAAGAAGGAAGGAAAAGATCGACGAACTGGCCCAATCCCTCGGCAAATGTCAGGGAAAGCTCTACTCCATAAAATGCGACGTGTCCAACGAAGAAGAGATCAAGAAAGCCTTTAAATGGACCACCGAGAACGTGGGACCCGTCCACATTTTGATCAACAACGCCGGCTTCACCAACGACAACATCCTGATCGACGGTGACTCGAGCAAGTGGACACACATGTTCAACGTCAACGTCATCGGTTTGCTCGTCGCTTCGAGGGAAGCCATCAAGATAATGATGGCCAACCACATATCCGGGCACATCATCAACATGAACAGTGTGGCTGGCCACTGCGACATCTTCATGCCCAAAATCAACGTCTACTCTGCGACCAAACATGCCGTCACCAACTTGACGGAGACGCTGAGGAAGGAGATCAACTTGAACAAGCTGAAAATTAAAGTCACC AGTATCAGTCCTGGAGCTGTTGCTACTGAGTTTATGGCCGCCAGTGGTGTTGATTTTGCTGAGGGAAGTGGTTCGTTTCCGTTTTTAAACGCTGATGACATTTCTGTTGTCTATGCTCTTTCGACAAAGCCTCATGTACAA ATTCAAGAGGTTATGCTTCGTCCAATTGGAGACCCATTTTAA